A window of the Streptomyces finlayi genome harbors these coding sequences:
- a CDS encoding FKBP-type peptidyl-prolyl cis-trans isomerase produces the protein MSIEKPEIEFPGGEPPVDLQIKDIWEGEGEVAKAGQTVSVHYVGVAYSTGEEFDASWNRGTPLKFQLGAGQVIAGWDQGVQGMKVGGRRELIIPANLAYGDRGAGGGAIAPGETLIFVCDLMGV, from the coding sequence GTGAGCATCGAGAAGCCCGAGATCGAATTCCCGGGTGGCGAGCCGCCGGTCGACCTGCAGATCAAGGACATCTGGGAGGGCGAGGGCGAGGTCGCCAAGGCAGGCCAGACCGTCTCCGTCCACTACGTGGGCGTGGCCTACTCCACCGGCGAGGAGTTCGACGCTTCGTGGAACCGCGGGACTCCGCTCAAGTTCCAGCTCGGTGCCGGTCAGGTCATCGCGGGCTGGGACCAGGGTGTGCAGGGCATGAAGGTCGGCGGCCGTCGCGAGCTGATCATCCCCGCGAACCTCGCGTACGGTGACCGCGGCGCCGGCGGCGGTGCCATCGCCCCGGGCGAGACGCTGATCTTCGTCTGCGACCTGATGGGCGTCTGA
- a CDS encoding diacylglycerol kinase, translated as MTSQITLFVNPTAGRGRGAHAAQPAASAFRDAGFSVRTVLGGDADDALRRAREAVGAGTGALIAVGGDGMASLALQALAGTTTPLGVVAVGTGNDFARALGLPVRDPAAAARLAARALKEGHVRDIDLGRVGERWFGSVLASGFDSRVNDRGNRMRWGGRFKYDLAILAELATFEPVPYRVRLDGGPVREVEATLIAVGNGSTYGGGMRICADAVMDDGLFDVTVVGDCSRTTLLKVFPRVYKGTHLGHPAVTVHRVSSIELAAAGVTAYADGEPLGALPLTATLVPGAVRVLLPEN; from the coding sequence GTGACCAGCCAGATCACCCTTTTCGTCAATCCCACCGCCGGACGCGGCCGGGGCGCGCACGCCGCGCAGCCGGCCGCTTCCGCGTTCCGGGACGCCGGGTTCTCTGTGCGTACGGTCCTCGGTGGTGACGCCGACGACGCTCTGCGCCGGGCCCGCGAGGCCGTGGGCGCCGGGACCGGTGCGCTGATAGCCGTGGGCGGGGACGGCATGGCCTCTCTCGCCCTTCAGGCCCTGGCCGGCACCACGACCCCGCTCGGTGTCGTCGCCGTCGGTACGGGCAACGACTTCGCCCGGGCGCTCGGGCTGCCGGTACGCGACCCGGCCGCCGCCGCGCGGCTGGCCGCCCGGGCCCTCAAGGAGGGGCATGTCCGGGACATCGACCTCGGACGGGTCGGTGAACGGTGGTTCGGCTCCGTGCTCGCCTCCGGCTTCGACTCACGGGTGAACGACCGGGGCAACCGGATGCGCTGGGGAGGCCGTTTCAAGTACGACCTGGCGATCCTCGCGGAGCTGGCCACGTTCGAGCCGGTTCCGTACCGCGTCCGGCTCGACGGGGGACCTGTGCGGGAGGTCGAGGCGACGCTGATCGCCGTCGGCAACGGCTCCACGTACGGCGGTGGCATGCGGATCTGCGCGGACGCGGTCATGGACGACGGCCTCTTCGACGTGACCGTGGTCGGGGACTGCAGCCGGACGACGCTGCTCAAGGTGTTTCCCAGGGTGTACAAGGGAACGCACCTCGGCCACCCCGCGGTCACCGTGCACCGCGTCTCCTCGATCGAGCTGGCGGCGGCGGGTGTCACCGCCTACGCGGACGGTGAACCGCTGGGCGCGCTGCCCCTCACGGCCACGCTCGTGCCGGGCGCGGTGAGGGTTCTGCTTCCGGAGAATTAA
- the tatA gene encoding Sec-independent protein translocase subunit TatA: MIGNLKPLEIVLIIAVILLLFGAKKLPDMARSLGKSARILKSEAKAMKKDDAEPAAPTTETVTDQAPQATAARTIQAAPGDVTSSRPVSEPKPTTQS, translated from the coding sequence ATGATCGGCAATCTGAAGCCCCTCGAGATCGTTCTGATCATCGCTGTCATCCTGCTCCTCTTCGGTGCCAAGAAGCTCCCTGACATGGCGCGTTCGCTCGGCAAGTCGGCCCGCATCCTCAAGAGCGAGGCCAAGGCGATGAAGAAGGACGACGCGGAGCCCGCCGCGCCCACGACGGAGACCGTGACGGACCAGGCCCCGCAGGCGACCGCCGCCCGTACCATCCAGGCCGCGCCCGGAGATGTCACCAGCTCCCGCCCGGTCAGCGAGCCCAAGCCCACCACCCAGAGCTGA
- a CDS encoding helix-turn-helix transcriptional regulator codes for MAIAKAERLMNLALCLLGTRRPLSKRELRESIEAYLEAGTDDSFNRMFERDKDDLRELGLVIETVENLDAETGYLARRDSNRLPPITLDAEEAAALGLAAKVWQQARLAGAASGALQKLRAAGMPEAEDAYEVHSALEPRIPVHEAAFEPLMLACRDRRPVTFDYRKGNAARHEQRQVEPWTLECWRGHWYLAGWDRDRGAERVFRLSRITGRVRSRAGAFTAQVPDVVTVRETVESWAGETATRSAWIRLRAGSGYPLRSRAISVRELGNGWDELEIPYGHGLDAWLVEFGPDVVVTEPADLRADVMDRLRAVAKD; via the coding sequence ATGGCGATTGCCAAGGCGGAGCGATTGATGAACCTGGCGCTGTGCCTGCTGGGCACCCGGCGCCCGCTCAGCAAGCGCGAGCTGCGCGAGTCCATCGAGGCGTACCTCGAAGCGGGGACCGACGACTCCTTCAACAGGATGTTCGAGCGCGACAAGGACGACCTGCGCGAACTCGGACTGGTCATCGAGACCGTGGAGAACCTTGACGCCGAGACCGGCTATCTCGCCCGCCGTGACAGCAACCGGCTGCCTCCGATCACGCTTGACGCCGAGGAGGCCGCCGCCCTGGGACTGGCGGCCAAGGTCTGGCAGCAGGCCCGCCTCGCCGGAGCGGCCAGCGGTGCCCTGCAGAAGCTGCGGGCCGCGGGCATGCCCGAGGCGGAGGACGCCTACGAGGTGCACAGCGCCCTCGAACCCCGCATCCCGGTTCATGAGGCGGCGTTCGAGCCGCTGATGCTCGCCTGCCGGGACCGCCGCCCGGTCACCTTCGACTACCGCAAGGGCAACGCCGCCCGCCATGAGCAGCGCCAGGTCGAGCCCTGGACCCTGGAGTGCTGGCGCGGCCACTGGTATCTGGCCGGCTGGGACCGCGACCGCGGCGCCGAGCGGGTGTTCCGGCTCTCCCGGATCACCGGCCGGGTCCGCTCGCGCGCCGGGGCCTTCACCGCCCAGGTGCCGGATGTCGTGACCGTGCGCGAGACCGTGGAGAGCTGGGCCGGCGAGACCGCCACCAGGTCCGCGTGGATCAGGCTGCGCGCCGGGTCCGGATACCCGCTGCGGTCCCGGGCGATATCGGTCCGGGAACTCGGGAACGGCTGGGACGAGTTGGAGATTCCGTACGGACACGGGCTGGACGCCTGGCTCGTCGAATTCGGCCCGGACGTGGTCGTGACGGAACCCGCCGATCTGCGGGCCGATGTGATGGACCGGCTGCGCGCCGTGGCCAAGGACTGA
- the pafA gene encoding Pup--protein ligase, with protein MDRRIFGLENEYGVTCTFRGQRRLSPDEVARYLFRRVVSWGRSSNVFLRNGARLYLDVGSHPEYATPECDNVTELVTHDKAGERILEGLLVDAERRLHEEGIAGDVYLFKNNTDSAGNSYGCHENYLVARHGEFSRLADILIPFLVTRQLICGAGKVLQTPRGAVYCVSQRAEHIWEGVSSATTRSRPIINTRDEPHADAERYRRLHVIVGDSNMSETTMLLKVGATDLVLRMIEAGTVMRDLTLENPIRAIREVSHDITGQRKVRLASGREASAIEVQREYYEKAVDFVERRGIRTGTVDQVLELWGRTLDAIEAEDLDRIGTEIDWVMKYKLIERYRAKHNMTMSNPRVAQIDLAYHDIHRRRGLYYLLERKGQVARICNDLKIFEGKSVPPQTTRARLRGDFIRRAQEQRRDFTVDWVHLKLNDQAQRTVLCKDPFRSVDDRVEKLIAGM; from the coding sequence ATGGACCGCCGCATTTTCGGGCTGGAGAACGAGTACGGCGTCACGTGCACGTTCAGGGGACAGCGCCGACTGTCACCTGACGAAGTGGCGCGCTACCTCTTCCGCCGTGTTGTGTCATGGGGCCGCAGCAGCAATGTCTTCCTGCGGAACGGCGCCCGCCTCTACCTCGACGTGGGATCGCATCCGGAATATGCAACCCCCGAATGCGACAACGTGACCGAGCTGGTCACGCACGACAAGGCCGGCGAGCGCATTCTCGAAGGACTGCTCGTCGATGCCGAACGCCGCCTGCACGAGGAGGGAATCGCGGGCGACGTCTATCTCTTCAAGAACAACACCGACTCGGCGGGAAACTCCTACGGGTGCCACGAGAACTACCTCGTGGCCCGGCACGGAGAATTCTCCCGGCTCGCGGACATCCTCATTCCCTTCCTCGTCACCAGACAGCTGATCTGTGGTGCCGGCAAGGTGCTGCAGACTCCGCGCGGAGCGGTCTACTGCGTCAGCCAGCGTGCCGAGCACATCTGGGAGGGCGTCAGTTCCGCGACGACGCGCTCGCGACCGATCATCAACACCAGGGACGAACCGCACGCCGACGCGGAGCGGTACCGCCGCCTCCACGTCATCGTGGGCGACTCCAACATGTCCGAGACGACCATGCTGCTCAAGGTCGGCGCGACCGACCTGGTGCTCCGCATGATCGAGGCGGGCACCGTGATGCGCGACCTGACCCTGGAGAACCCGATCCGGGCCATCCGCGAGGTCAGCCACGACATCACCGGACAGCGCAAGGTGCGCCTGGCCAGCGGCCGTGAGGCCTCGGCCATCGAGGTGCAGCGCGAGTACTACGAGAAGGCCGTCGACTTCGTGGAGCGCCGCGGCATCCGCACCGGCACGGTCGACCAGGTGCTCGAACTGTGGGGCCGCACCCTGGACGCGATCGAGGCGGAGGACCTCGACCGGATCGGCACCGAGATCGACTGGGTCATGAAGTACAAGCTCATCGAGCGGTACCGGGCCAAGCACAACATGACCATGTCGAATCCGAGGGTCGCCCAGATAGACCTCGCCTACCACGACATCCACCGCCGCCGAGGGCTCTACTACCTGCTGGAGCGCAAGGGACAGGTCGCCCGCATCTGCAACGACCTGAAGATCTTCGAGGGCAAGTCGGTGCCCCCGCAGACCACCAGGGCGAGGCTGCGCGGGGACTTCATCCGCAGGGCCCAGGAGCAGCGACGGGACTTCACCGTCGACTGGGTCCACCTCAAGCTCAACGACCAGGCGCAGCGCACCGTGTTGTGCAAGGACCCCTTCCGGTCCGTGGACGACCGGGTGGAGAAACTGATCGCCGGTATGTGA
- a CDS encoding FKBP-type peptidyl-prolyl cis-trans isomerase, with protein sequence MRRLAGLLVVPLLLLSTAACGDEKGSDSASSKNGVPAITAGAKFGEKPTLAKGEGDPPKELQTEVISGGDGAKLKNGDAIQVNYLGQSWDSAKPFDNSFDKGQPFDLTLGAGMVIQGWDKGLVGQKVGSRVELVIPPELGYGAQGQGDIKPNATLVFVVDIVKATQIPASAKGSEVAQDNIDLPKVGTKTDGKAPTVTIPKSDPPKKLVSSYVLESDGEVIKESDSVVVNYVGLLWKGSKPFDSTYQTGKTATFPLAQITLKGLKDGLVDKKVGSRVLLVIPPDQGFGDKAQQTVPANSTLVFAVDILAKM encoded by the coding sequence GTGCGCCGACTTGCCGGCCTTCTCGTCGTCCCCCTCCTGCTGCTGTCGACAGCGGCCTGCGGCGACGAAAAGGGCTCCGACTCCGCCTCGTCCAAGAACGGAGTGCCCGCGATCACCGCAGGCGCGAAGTTCGGCGAGAAGCCCACTCTCGCGAAGGGCGAGGGCGATCCGCCCAAGGAGCTGCAGACCGAGGTCATCAGTGGGGGTGACGGCGCGAAGCTGAAGAACGGCGACGCGATCCAGGTCAACTACCTCGGGCAGTCGTGGGACTCCGCCAAGCCCTTCGACAACAGCTTCGACAAGGGTCAGCCCTTCGATCTGACGCTCGGTGCCGGCATGGTCATCCAGGGCTGGGACAAGGGCCTGGTGGGCCAGAAGGTCGGCAGTCGCGTCGAGCTCGTCATTCCGCCGGAGCTCGGTTACGGCGCTCAGGGCCAGGGCGACATCAAGCCCAACGCCACGCTCGTCTTCGTCGTCGACATCGTGAAGGCGACGCAGATCCCGGCCTCGGCCAAGGGCTCCGAAGTCGCGCAGGACAACATCGACCTGCCGAAGGTGGGCACCAAGACCGACGGCAAGGCGCCGACCGTCACGATCCCCAAGAGCGACCCGCCCAAGAAGCTGGTCTCCAGTTACGTCCTGGAGTCCGACGGTGAGGTCATCAAGGAGAGCGACAGCGTCGTCGTGAACTACGTGGGTCTGCTGTGGAAGGGCTCCAAGCCGTTCGACAGCACCTACCAGACGGGCAAGACCGCGACCTTCCCGCTGGCCCAGATCACCCTCAAGGGCCTCAAGGACGGTCTGGTCGACAAGAAGGTCGGCAGCCGGGTGCTGCTGGTCATCCCGCCGGACCAGGGGTTCGGCGACAAGGCGCAGCAGACCGTCCCCGCCAACTCCACGCTGGTGTTCGCAGTCGACATCCTGGCAAAGATGTAA
- a CDS encoding MFS transporter encodes MAAGYLDVLRARHATRLLTGTLVGRLPSGTAHIAIVLFTRAEGGSYTLAGALAAAYGLATAVGQPLLGRAVDLHGQPRVQLPAAVLSALGMALFALVGLDPLPLACLAVVIAGVCTPPLEGGLRALWPTVLGPQDRVHRAYAMDAVAQEIMFTLGPLLVTVLVALWSPAVALVVINAIGVLGALSVVLSEPSRTWRSAPREAHWLGALRSPGLLALLGSFFFVGTALGSITVAGVAYADDHGDASVYGWLMAALGLGALIGGVVYGARQWAGAPERRLRVIVALLALGYLPLTLTPGVAAMTGLAALAGVFLAPAIACSFIVVDRHAPRGTVTEAFSWLVTTFGVGAAAGTALAGPAVELGGTAWSFGVAGAGGVAALVVLLATGGVLAVPARTPTVVTGSENDRNGAVEPGFSSGHKA; translated from the coding sequence ATGGCCGCGGGATATCTGGACGTCCTCCGGGCGCGGCACGCGACGCGGCTGCTGACGGGAACGCTCGTGGGACGTCTGCCGAGCGGCACCGCCCACATCGCGATCGTCCTGTTCACCCGCGCGGAGGGCGGCAGCTACACGCTGGCAGGCGCCCTGGCCGCCGCCTACGGGCTCGCCACGGCCGTGGGGCAGCCCCTGCTCGGCCGTGCGGTGGACCTCCACGGCCAGCCGCGCGTCCAGCTCCCCGCCGCCGTGCTCTCGGCACTGGGCATGGCGCTCTTCGCCCTCGTGGGCCTCGACCCGCTGCCGCTGGCCTGTCTGGCCGTCGTCATCGCCGGAGTCTGCACGCCCCCGCTGGAGGGCGGCCTGCGTGCTCTGTGGCCCACCGTCCTGGGGCCGCAGGACCGGGTGCACCGGGCGTACGCGATGGACGCCGTCGCCCAGGAGATCATGTTCACCCTGGGCCCGCTGCTCGTGACTGTCCTCGTCGCACTCTGGTCGCCCGCCGTGGCGCTCGTCGTCATCAACGCCATAGGGGTCCTCGGGGCCCTGTCCGTCGTCCTGTCCGAGCCCTCCCGCACCTGGCGCTCCGCACCCCGCGAGGCGCACTGGCTCGGAGCTCTGCGCTCACCCGGACTGCTCGCCCTGCTCGGATCGTTCTTCTTCGTCGGCACGGCCCTCGGCTCGATCACGGTGGCGGGTGTCGCCTACGCCGACGACCACGGCGACGCGTCCGTGTACGGCTGGCTGATGGCGGCCCTCGGGCTCGGCGCGCTGATCGGCGGAGTGGTCTACGGGGCCCGGCAGTGGGCCGGTGCGCCCGAGCGGCGGCTGCGCGTCATCGTCGCCCTGCTGGCGCTGGGCTATCTGCCGTTGACGCTCACCCCGGGTGTGGCCGCCATGACCGGGCTCGCCGCACTCGCCGGCGTGTTCCTCGCGCCCGCGATCGCCTGCTCCTTCATCGTCGTCGACCGGCACGCACCGCGCGGCACGGTCACGGAGGCGTTCTCCTGGCTCGTGACCACGTTCGGTGTAGGCGCCGCGGCCGGAACGGCCCTGGCGGGCCCGGCCGTCGAGCTCGGCGGGACGGCGTGGAGTTTCGGCGTCGCGGGGGCGGGTGGAGTGGCCGCGCTGGTGGTCCTCCTGGCCACCGGAGGGGTCCTCGCAGTTCCCGCGCGTACGCCCACTGTTGTGACGGGATCGGAAAATGATCGAAACGGGGCCGTCGAACCCGGTTTCAGCTCAGGCCATAAGGCGTAA
- a CDS encoding helix-turn-helix transcriptional regulator, translated as MATNAIDQTRRMLSLVTYLRERPGAHVQDVARAFGITEDELISDLDVLPMCGTSFRGGDLLDIDTDGDRIWWHNPDDVAAPLRLASDEATALLVAARAVATLPGLRESDRLALVRATAKLETAAGEVGAASSRLSVTFEAEGGVFADVDRAISERRRLWLRYYSPARDELTEREVDPIRLFAVGHTYMEGWCRLSEARRTFRLDRVAEIRLLDAPSAPPELELRDLSEGLVQPAAEDPEVVIEVGPGGRWVAEYYPHDSADELPDGGLRITLRTPDPASLRRLALRLGGEGRIVSPPELARSAREAARDALAAYDDVA; from the coding sequence ATGGCCACGAACGCGATCGACCAGACCCGCCGGATGCTCTCCCTGGTGACCTATCTGCGTGAGCGCCCCGGCGCCCACGTCCAGGACGTCGCCCGGGCGTTCGGGATCACCGAGGACGAGCTGATCTCCGACCTGGACGTGCTCCCCATGTGCGGGACGAGCTTCCGGGGCGGGGACCTCCTCGACATCGACACCGACGGCGACCGGATCTGGTGGCACAACCCGGACGACGTCGCGGCGCCCCTGCGCCTCGCCTCGGACGAGGCGACCGCCCTGCTCGTCGCGGCGCGCGCGGTGGCCACGCTGCCCGGGCTGCGCGAGAGCGACCGGCTCGCACTGGTCCGCGCTACCGCCAAACTGGAGACCGCCGCCGGTGAGGTGGGGGCCGCCAGCTCGCGGCTCTCGGTCACCTTCGAGGCCGAGGGTGGCGTATTCGCCGATGTGGACCGGGCGATCTCCGAGCGGCGGCGGCTCTGGCTGCGCTACTACTCCCCGGCACGCGACGAGCTCACCGAGCGCGAGGTGGACCCGATCCGGCTGTTCGCCGTGGGCCACACCTATATGGAGGGGTGGTGCAGGCTCTCCGAGGCCCGGCGTACGTTCCGGCTGGACCGGGTCGCCGAGATCCGTCTTCTGGACGCCCCGTCCGCCCCGCCGGAGCTGGAGCTGCGGGACCTCTCCGAAGGACTGGTGCAGCCCGCGGCCGAGGACCCGGAGGTCGTGATCGAGGTGGGGCCCGGTGGCCGGTGGGTCGCCGAGTACTACCCGCACGACAGCGCCGACGAGCTTCCCGACGGCGGCCTGCGGATCACTCTGCGCACCCCCGACCCGGCTTCCCTGCGCAGGCTCGCGCTGCGGCTCGGCGGGGAAGGCCGGATCGTCTCCCCGCCGGAGCTCGCGCGGAGTGCGCGGGAGGCGGCCCGGGACGCGCTCGCCGCGTACGACGACGTCGCCTGA
- the tatC gene encoding twin-arginine translocase subunit TatC — translation MLKSARKQEKDEEGRMPLLDHLRELRNRLLKAVLAIVVVTVVAAFFQRDIYDFLLSPLISSVGCEGAVVVSKNGSPCALLKTDTLMGPFTNALKVALMSGVLLAAPVWLYQLWAFVAPGLHKGEKRYAYGFAVLGAPLFLAGGYLAYSILPQTAEIMLGFTPSDVQNQIGLDSYLDLLTRMVIVFGLAFELPLLLIALNMTGIVSGKRMLGWWRGMIIGLTGFAAIATPGGEPLSMLLLAGPLAVLYFIATGFSLLNDKRRRRANPDAELDDDEASRLDLTPEAVSASRTPLPEQATGESDGARSHRVNGYDDIT, via the coding sequence TTGCTCAAGTCTGCCCGCAAGCAGGAGAAGGACGAAGAGGGGCGTATGCCCCTCCTCGATCACCTGCGTGAGCTGCGTAACCGGCTGCTGAAGGCCGTACTGGCGATTGTCGTGGTGACGGTCGTGGCTGCCTTCTTCCAGAGGGACATCTACGACTTCCTGTTGAGCCCGCTCATCAGCTCGGTGGGCTGTGAGGGCGCGGTCGTCGTCTCCAAGAACGGGAGCCCCTGCGCCCTGCTCAAGACCGACACCCTCATGGGACCCTTCACCAACGCGTTGAAGGTCGCCCTGATGTCAGGTGTGCTGCTGGCCGCCCCGGTCTGGCTCTACCAGCTGTGGGCGTTCGTGGCCCCGGGTCTGCACAAGGGCGAGAAGCGGTATGCCTACGGCTTTGCGGTCCTCGGAGCGCCGCTTTTCCTCGCCGGTGGATACCTGGCGTACTCGATCCTGCCGCAGACGGCGGAGATCATGCTGGGGTTCACTCCCAGCGACGTCCAGAACCAGATCGGGCTCGACAGCTACCTGGACCTCCTCACCCGCATGGTGATCGTCTTCGGTCTGGCCTTCGAACTGCCGCTGCTCCTCATCGCGCTGAACATGACGGGCATCGTCTCAGGCAAGCGGATGCTCGGCTGGTGGCGAGGCATGATCATCGGCCTCACCGGCTTCGCGGCGATCGCCACCCCGGGCGGTGAACCGCTGTCCATGCTGCTCCTCGCGGGACCGCTGGCCGTCCTCTACTTCATCGCGACAGGGTTCTCCCTCCTCAACGACAAGCGCAGGCGCCGGGCCAACCCCGACGCCGAACTCGACGACGACGAGGCATCGCGGCTGGACCTCACCCCGGAAGCCGTGTCCGCCTCGCGTACCCCGCTGCCGGAGCAGGCCACCGGCGAGTCGGACGGTGCACGATCGCACCGGGTCAACGGTTACGACGACATCACCTGA